CAAAGAGGGATTGCAACTGAAGAAGCCGTTAGCCTTATCGTAAACGGATACACGAAAGAAGTATTAAAGCAACTTCCCATGGAGTTTGCTGTTGAAGCACAAAAATTATTAGAAATAAGCCTTGAAGGCTCTGTTGGGTAATCACCCAATTAATTGAATAACTAAGTATATGTTAAAAATAACCGACTTAAAAGCTAGCATTGAGGATAAGAACATCCTTAAAGGAATTAATCTTGAAGTGAAAGCTGGAGAGATCCATGCGATCATGGGACCGAATGGTTCAGGTAAAAGTACCCTCGCTTCTGTAATAGCAGGAAAAGACGGATACGATGTAGAAGGTACCGTTGATTTTCATAACCAAGATTTATTAGATCTTGATCCTGAAGAAAGAGCTGCATTAGGTGTATTTCTTGCTTTCCAATATCCAGTAGAGATTCCAGGTGTAAGCAACATGAACTTCTTAAAAGCTGCCATCAACTCTATCCGAAAGCAAAAAGGACAGGATCCGATGATCGCAAAAGAGTTTTTGGCTCGAGTAAAAGACAAAAGTGCTTTGGTTGAATTAGACGCTTCTTTAAACAGCAGATCTGTAAACGAAGGATTTTCTGGTGGAGAAAAAAAACGTAACGAGATATTCCAAATGGCGATGTTAGAGCCAACTCTTGGAATATTAGATGAAACTGATTCAGGATTAGATATCGATGCGCTTCGAATTGTAGCAAACGGTGTTAATCAACTTAAAAATGAGGACAACGCATTTCTAGTAATAA
This region of Flavobacteriales bacterium genomic DNA includes:
- the sufC gene encoding Fe-S cluster assembly ATPase SufC, with the protein product MLKITDLKASIEDKNILKGINLEVKAGEIHAIMGPNGSGKSTLASVIAGKDGYDVEGTVDFHNQDLLDLDPEERAALGVFLAFQYPVEIPGVSNMNFLKAAINSIRKQKGQDPMIAKEFLARVKDKSALVELDASLNSRSVNEGFSGGEKKRNEIFQMAMLEPTLGILDETDSGLDIDALRIVANGVNQLKNEDNAFLVITHYQRLLDYIIPDFVHVLYNGKIIKSGDKELAKELEAKGYDWLKEEAEAAL